A window from Eubalaena glacialis isolate mEubGla1 chromosome 1, mEubGla1.1.hap2.+ XY, whole genome shotgun sequence encodes these proteins:
- the INHBB gene encoding inhibin beta B chain: protein MDGLPGRALGAACLLLLAAGWLGPEAWGSPTPPPSPAAPPPPPPPGAPGGSQDTCTSCGGFRRPEELGRVDGDFLEAVKRHILNRLQMRGRPNITHAVPKAAMVTALRKLHAGKVREDGRVEIPHLDGHASPGADGQERVSEIISFAETDGLASSRVRLYFFISNEGNQNLFVVQASLWLYLKLLPYVLEKGGRRKVRVKVYFQEQGPGERWAAVEKRVDLKRSGWHTFPLTEPIQALFARGERRLSLDVQCDGCRELAVAPVFVHPGEESHRPFVVVQARLGDSRHRIRKRGLECDGRTNLCCRQQFFIDFRLIGWNDWIIAPTGYYGNYCEGSCPAYLAGVPGSASSFHTAVVNQYRMRGLNPGTVNSCCIPTKLSTMSMLYFDDEYNIVKRDVPNMIVEECGCA, encoded by the exons ATGGACGGGCTGCCCGGTCGGGCGCTGGGGGCTGCCTGCCTTTTGCTGCTGGCGGCCGGCTGGCTGGGGCCCGAGGCCTGGGGCTCGCCCACGCCCCCGCCGTCGcccgccgcgccgccgccgcccccgccgcccggaGCTCCCGGCGGCTCGCAGGACACCTGCACGTCGTGCGGCGGCTTCCGGCGGCCCGAGGAGCTGGGCCGGGTGGACGGCGACTTCCTGGAGGCGGTGAAGCGGCACATCTTGAACCGCCTGCAGATGCGGGGCCGGCCCAACATCACACACGCCGTGCCCAAGGCCGCCATGGTCACGGCCCTGCGGAAGCTGCACGCGGGCAAGGTGCGCGAGGACGGCCGGGTGGAGATCCCGCACCTCGACGGCCACGCCAGCCCGGGCGCCGACGGCCAGGAGCGCGTCTCCGAGATCATCAGCTTCGCGGAGACAG ATGGCCTGGCCTCCTCCCGGGTCCGCCTGTACTTCTTCATCTCCAACGAGGGCAACCAGAACCTGTTCGTGGTGCAGGCCAGCCTGTGGCTCTACCTGAAGCTGCTGCCCTACGTGCTGGAGAAGGGCGGCCGGCGGAAGGTGCGGGTCAAGGTGTACTTCCAGGAGCAGGGCCCCGGCGAGCGCTGGGCCGCGGTGGAGAAGCGCGTGGACCTCAAGCGCAGCGGCTGGCACACCTTCCCGCTCACCGAGCCCATCCAGGCCCTGTTCGCGCGGGGCGAGCGGCGGCTCAGCCTGGACGTGCAGTGCGACGGCTGCCGGGAGCTGGCCGTGGCGCCCGTGTTCGTGCACCCGGGCGAGGAGTCGCACCGGCCCTTCGTGGTGGTGCAGGCGCGGTTGGGCGACAGCCGGCACCGCATCCGCAAGCGGGGCCTGGAGTGCGACGGCCGGACCAACCTGTGCTGCCGGCAGCAGTTCTTCATCGACTTCCGCCTCATCGGCTGGAACGACTGGATCATTGCGCCCACCGGCTACTACGGGAACTACTGCGAGGGCAGCTGCCCGGCCTACCTGGCGGGGGTGCCCGGCTCGGCCTCGTCCTTCCACACGGCCGTGGTGAACCAGTACCGCATGCGGGGCCTGAACCCGGGCACCGTGAACTCCTGCTGCATCCCCACCAAGCTGAGCACCATGTCCATGCTCTACTTCGACGACGAGTACAACATCGTCAAGCGGGACGTGCCGAACATGATCGTGGAGGAGTGCGGCTGCGCCTGA